A region of Candidatus Sulfotelmatobacter sp. DNA encodes the following proteins:
- a CDS encoding ABC transporter ATP-binding protein: protein MIELRDVAYSAGGRSILDGLDLHFPAGALTVLLGPNGAGKSTTLRIAAGLLRPARGEVFYSGRPISALSTLELARRRAVLSQHAEPAFPLTAGEVVEMGRYPHYRVAPSARDRAAIDAALAAVDMVPRRNQRFSTLSAGERQKIQIARVLAQIDVPEPTRALFLDEPTAGLDVKHQLEMLRLARDLAARGVAVVAVLHDLGLALESGDRLIVLSRGQVVHVGENHEGIDEALIEGVYQVRVRRVPDPAGGRALWRFLH from the coding sequence ATGATTGAGCTGCGCGACGTCGCGTACTCGGCGGGAGGTCGCTCCATTCTCGACGGGCTCGATCTCCACTTCCCAGCCGGCGCCCTGACGGTGCTGTTGGGACCCAACGGCGCGGGCAAGTCGACCACTCTGCGCATCGCGGCCGGGCTGCTTCGCCCGGCTCGCGGCGAGGTCTTCTACTCGGGCCGGCCGATCTCCGCGCTGTCGACGCTCGAGCTGGCGCGCCGGCGCGCGGTGCTCTCCCAGCACGCCGAGCCGGCGTTTCCGCTCACCGCCGGCGAGGTGGTCGAGATGGGACGCTACCCTCATTACCGCGTCGCTCCGAGCGCGCGGGACCGGGCCGCGATCGACGCGGCCCTCGCTGCCGTCGACATGGTGCCGCGCCGCAATCAACGGTTCTCCACGCTCTCGGCGGGCGAGCGCCAGAAGATCCAGATTGCACGGGTTCTGGCCCAGATCGACGTGCCGGAGCCCACCCGAGCGCTGTTCCTGGATGAACCCACCGCGGGGCTGGACGTGAAACATCAGCTCGAAATGCTTCGCCTGGCCCGGGACCTGGCGGCCAGGGGCGTCGCGGTCGTCGCGGTGCTGCACGACCTCGGCCTCGCGCTCGAGAGCGGAGACCGATTGATCGTGCTCTCGCGCGGACAGGTGGTCCATGTGGGGGAGAACCACGAAGGGATCGATGAAGCGCTGATCGAGGGCGTCTATCAGGTCCGCGTGCGGCGGGTGCCCGATCCGGCCGGAGGCCGGGCCCTGTGGCGCTTCCTGCACTGA
- a CDS encoding iron ABC transporter permease, producing MSNRGHDTALLATLAIVLAVSLAAAACLGAYGFSPGRLFDLVAQGARWRAARDADAIDRDVLLTLRLPRVLAGALTGAILGACGAVMQGLFRNPIVEPGLTGTSAGAAFGAALVFVFGVPVFAPGASWGLLALPVVAFAGALCATLLTYRVAASFGRLHVFTLLLAGIAINAACNAGSGLLSYFARDPQARNITFWSLGTFTTASWSSVLIVALAAGVGWVGIAPDLKSLNALMLGEDEALALGVDVRRLTRRLLVLCTMMVAAATATVGVIAFVGLVVPHALRLIRGSNHEFLVPASALLGASFMLWVDVAARLVIRPGELPIGVITAVVGAPVFLLLLLRAQRAATGSADD from the coding sequence GTGTCGAACCGGGGCCACGACACCGCGTTGCTGGCGACGCTCGCCATCGTGCTGGCGGTGTCGCTGGCCGCCGCCGCGTGCCTCGGCGCCTATGGGTTCTCGCCGGGGCGACTCTTCGACCTCGTCGCGCAGGGCGCACGATGGAGGGCGGCGCGCGACGCCGACGCGATCGATCGCGACGTCCTGCTCACGCTCCGGCTGCCGCGTGTCCTGGCCGGCGCTCTGACTGGAGCCATCCTCGGAGCGTGCGGCGCGGTGATGCAGGGGCTGTTTCGCAATCCGATCGTGGAACCGGGTCTCACCGGCACCTCGGCGGGAGCGGCGTTCGGCGCCGCGCTGGTGTTCGTGTTCGGCGTTCCGGTGTTCGCGCCCGGGGCGTCCTGGGGACTGTTGGCGTTGCCGGTCGTGGCGTTCGCCGGGGCGCTGTGCGCCACGCTCCTCACCTATCGAGTGGCCGCGTCGTTTGGAAGGCTCCATGTGTTCACCCTGCTGCTCGCGGGAATTGCGATCAACGCGGCCTGCAATGCGGGTAGTGGGCTGCTCTCCTATTTCGCCAGGGATCCGCAGGCGCGCAACATTACGTTCTGGAGCCTCGGCACGTTCACCACGGCGAGCTGGTCCTCCGTGTTGATCGTGGCGCTGGCGGCCGGCGTCGGCTGGGTCGGCATCGCCCCCGATCTCAAGTCGCTCAACGCCCTGATGCTCGGCGAGGACGAAGCCCTGGCGCTGGGAGTCGACGTTCGCAGGCTCACGCGCCGCCTGCTGGTGCTGTGCACGATGATGGTGGCGGCGGCGACCGCGACCGTCGGCGTGATCGCGTTCGTCGGCCTGGTCGTGCCGCATGCGCTGCGCCTGATCCGCGGCTCGAACCACGAATTCCTGGTGCCAGCCTCCGCGCTGCTCGGCGCTTCGTTCATGCTTTGGGTCGATGTCGCGGCACGACTCGTCATCCGGCCGGGCGAGCTGCCGATCGGCGTGATCACCGCGGTGGTGGGAGCACCCGTGTTCCTTCTGCTGCTGTTGCGCGCCCAGCGGGCGGCCACCGGGAGCGCGGATGATTGA